The following proteins are encoded in a genomic region of Nicotiana sylvestris chromosome 4, ASM39365v2, whole genome shotgun sequence:
- the LOC104228190 gene encoding probable methyltransferase PMT10 — protein sequence MKGLISSLSFSDHPHVSLTKTPTFLKIIVLSFLSIFLFFIVRRFSFDITTFITTPSSHEFPMSFTSIPNQTTTSTVAANPPPPPLRRPGMAVERTGIIDENGAMTNDFVVGEFDEELIDSVVNGKVNGTDEALESDENRGGLRGKIGKFKVCDESMRDYIPCLDNVEEISRVNLSERGGNLVSHCPPKGKGLDCLIPRPKDYKLRIPWPKSRDEIWLSNVPHTPFKEKAGNKWVKKKGDKCIFPGDGTQFVLGANQYLDQISKMVPEIAFGQRTRVAMDIGGGVASFGAYLMDRNVSTLSIATKDMHKNQIQFALERGVPAMLTAFATHRLLYPSQAFDLIHCSRCSINWTRDDGILLLEVNRMLRAGGYFIWKAEPIYRHDENLFAPLKEMENITRRLCWELLKNEGDISIWRKPLNNSCYLSRPLAVQPSLCGVGDDPDNVWNVNLKTCITQLPENGYGANVTTWPARLHSPPDRLFSIKMDAELSRREIYKAESKFWHEIISGYVGAFHWKELNLRNVMDMRALYGGFAAALHDLNIDCWVMNVVPVSGSNTLPVLYDRGLIGVMHDWCEPFDTYPRTYDLLHAAALFSVERNRCNVTNIMLEMDRILRPGGRVYIRDTTPVIEELEEIAHALGWVAFKFDGSEGPHSNWKLLIGEKRL from the exons atgaaggGGTTAATCAGTAGCTTATCTTTTTCAGATCATCCTCACGTTTCACTCACAAAGACTCCAACTTTCCTCAAAATTAttgttctttctttcctttcAATCTTCCTTTTCTTCATAGTCAGACGTTTTTCATTTGATATCACCACTTTTATTACAACCCCTTCTTCTCATGAATTTCCTATGTCTTTTACTTCAATTCCTAACCAAACAACCACCTCCACTGTCGCCGCAAACCCCCCACCTCCACCGCTCAGGAGGCCGGGGATGGCGGTGGAACGGACGGGGATAATTGATGAGAATGGTGCAATGACTAATGACTTTGTGGTGGGGGAGTTTGATGAGGAGCTCATTGACAGTGTGGTGAATGGCAAGGTTAATGGGACTGATGAGGCATTGGAGAGTGATGAGAATAGAGGTGGTTTGAGGGGTAAAATTGGGAAATTTAAAGTTTGTGATGAGAGTATGAGGGATTATATTCCTTGTTTGGATAATGTGGAGGAAATTTCCAGGGTGAATTTGTCAGAAAGAGGGGGAAATTTGGTAAGCCATTGTCCTCCAAAAGGAAAAGGATTGGATTGTTTGATTCCAAGACCTAAAGATTACAAACTAAGAATACCATGGCCAAAAAGTAGGGATGAG ATCTGGCTTTCCAATGTGCCCCATACACCCTTTAAAGAGAAAGCAGGCAATAAGTGGGTAAAAAAGAAGGGAGACAAGTGCATATTTCCAGGAGATGGGACACAATTTGTCCTCGGTGCAAATCAGTATTTGGATCAGATTTCCAAG ATGGTTCCAGAAATTGCTTTCGGCCAACGAACAAGAGTTGCCATGGATATCGGTGGTGGTGTAGCGAGTTTTGGTGCATATCTGATGGACCGCAATGTCAGCACATTGTCCATTGCAACAAAAGATATGCATAAGAATCAGATTCAATTTGCATTAGAACGAGGAGTGCCTGCTATGTTAACAGCATTTGCTACACACCGTCTATTGTACCCTAGCCAAGCATTTGACTTGATACATTGCTCCAGATGTAGCATTAATTGGACCCGTGATG ATGGAATTCTGCTTCTAGAGGTAAACAGGATGCTCAGGGCAGGAGGATACTTTATTTGGAAAGCAGAACCTATTTACAGACATGACGAAAACTTGTTTGCACCGTTGAAAG AAATGGAGAATATTACTCGACGCTTATGTTGGGAACTACTAAAGAATGAGGGTGACATTTCCATTTGGAGGAAGCCACTGAACAACAGCTGCTATCTCAGTCGTCCTCTAGCAGTTCAACCTTCTCTATGTGGTGTTGGTGATGATCCAGATAACGTCTG gAATGTAAACCTTAAGACATGCATTACGCAGTTACCTGAGAACGGCTATGGAGCTAACGTGACTACTTGGCCTGCACGCCTTCACTCTCCACCGGACAGGCTGTTTAGTATAAAAATGGACGCTGAATTATCTAGGAGGGAAATTTATAAAGCAGAGTCAAAATTTTGGCATGAAATCATAAgtggatatgttggtgctttccATTGGAAAGAATTAAACCTACGAAACGTGATGGACATGAGAGCTTTATATGGGGG GTTTGCAGCTGCGTTGCATGATTTGAACATCGATTGCTGGGTTATGAATGTTGTTCCTGTTAGTGGTTCTAATACATTGCCAGTTCTATATGACCGGGGTCTCATTGGAGTCATGCATGACTG GTGTGAGCCATTTGATACTTATCCAAGAACATATGATTTACTCCATGCAGCTGCTCTTTTCTCAGTAGAAAGAAATAG ATGTAATGTGACGAATATCATGCTAGAAATGGACAGAATTCTTCGACCAGGGGGACGAGTTTATATTCGTGACACCACACCTGTTATCGAAGAGCTCGAAGAAATTGCACATGCCTTAGGATGGGTGGCATTTAAGTTTGATGGCAGCGAGGGTCCTCATTCTAACTGGAAGCTATTGATCGGTGAAAAGCGTCTATGA